One window from the genome of Pelobates fuscus isolate aPelFus1 chromosome 13, aPelFus1.pri, whole genome shotgun sequence encodes:
- the LOC134583370 gene encoding cathepsin K-like encodes MLYFCVLVFALPLVTASVDGDDTLDSEWEKWKQTHGKQYQNPTHEEQRRQIWEKNLQIIAAHNIQFSEGIHSYNLAMNHLGDMTSEEIVQTMTGLKVPDHRQANNTYSPDWKSRIPEYIDYRKKGYVTPVQNQGSCGSCWAFSSVGALEGQLKKKTGTLVSLSPQNLVDCDTDNYGCQGGYMTNAFGYVRDNGGIDSDTSYPYIGQDEGCLYRPEDRAATCRGFKEIPRGNEKALKRAVAQVGPVAVSIDASLPSFHFYSKGVYYDNNCDPEGINHAVLVVGYGNIKGTKHWIVKNSWGDQWGRKGYILMAREKKNACGIANLASFPVM; translated from the exons ATGTTGTACTTCTGTGTTTTGGTTTTCGCTCTTCCCTTGGTGACGGCCAGTGTGGATGGAGATGATACACTGGATTCTGAGTGGGAGAAATGGAAGCAGACTCATGGCAAACAGTACCAGAATCCG ACGCATGAGGAGCAGAGACGTCAGATCTGGGAGAAGAACCTACAGATAATTGCTGCCCATAACATCCAGTTCTCAGAGGGGATACATTCGTACAATCTGGCCATGAACCATCTGGGAGACATG ACCAGTGAGGAAATTGTTCAGACGATGACTGGGTTGAAGGTGCCAGACCATCGCCAAGCCAATAACACCTATTCCCCTGATTGGAAGTCACGGATTCCCGAATACATTGATTACAGGAAGAAAGGCTATGTCACTCCAGTCCAAAACCAG GGAAGCTGCGGTTCTTGCTGGGCTTTCAGTTCAGTGGGGGCCCTGGAAGGTCAGCTCAAGAAGAAGACTGGTACTTTGGTCTCACTCAGCCCACAGAACCTTGTGGATTGTGACACGGATAACTATGGATGTCAAGGTGGATACATGACTAATGCATTTGGCTATGTGAGGGACAATGGTGGAATAGATTCTGATACATCCTACCCCTACATTGGTCAG GATGAAGGCTGCCTCTACAGACCAGAAGACAGAGCAGCCACATGTAGAGGCTTCAAGGAGATCCCAAGGGGAAACGAAAAGGCCTTGAAACGAGCGGTGGCACAGGTTGGCCCAGTGGCGGTCAGTATCGATGCCAGCCTCCCTTCCTTCCACTTTTACAGCAAAG GCGTGTATTACGATAATAACTGCGACCCCGAAGGTATAAATCACGCAGTGCTTGTGGTCGGCTACGGAAACATAAAAGGGACAAAGCACTGGATTGTTAAGAACAG cTGGGGAGACCAATGGGGGAGGAAAGGATACATTCTCATGGCAAGAGAGAAGAAGAACGCCTGCGGAATCGCAAATCTCGCCAGTTTTCCGGTGATGTGA